One Gloeobacter morelensis MG652769 DNA window includes the following coding sequences:
- the cas2 gene encoding CRISPR-associated endonuclease Cas2, with protein MLWLVAYDIPVTKRRNKIAKLLLGYGKRVQYSVFECDLDDEKFQQLKSRLVKLLQLPEDSLRCYPLIENSRPKIVVYGGDEPYKAPDYIVV; from the coding sequence ATGCTCTGGCTCGTCGCGTACGACATTCCTGTCACCAAACGGCGCAATAAAATCGCGAAGTTGCTGCTCGGCTACGGCAAAAGAGTCCAGTACAGCGTATTTGAGTGCGATCTGGACGACGAGAAGTTTCAACAGCTCAAATCCAGACTGGTCAAGCTCTTGCAACTCCCCGAAGACTCGCTGAGGTGCTATCCGCTCATCGAAAATTCCCGTCCCAAAATCGTCGTCTACGGTGGCGATGAACCTTACAAAGCGCCGGACTACATCGTTGTTTGA
- the cas1 gene encoding CRISPR-associated endonuclease Cas1 produces MASLYLLEQGSQVGKQAEQLVITQQQRLLRQVPLAQIERLFLFGRIHLTADVVRTCLVRRIPAAYLSRQGWLYGTVSAPFAGRSRQRFLQWQANSDPGCSLAIARTLVAAKIHNQRVLLMRQQRRRAVSENELAVQILAYLEERVVRANSVQQLFGLEGAAAAQYFPAFGRQLQDGRFRLVERVRRPPTNPVNALLSFGYSLLWNHLRAVVEVYGLDPYPAHLHALDDGHLALISDLIEPFRAPIVDSLVITLINRRMLDESHFDYVQGSCYLGDVGRRLVIAQFEQYMAQTIQLPNEREGYRWELLDWAVRTYRDSLYRNQELVAYRIR; encoded by the coding sequence GTGGCTAGCCTGTACCTGTTGGAGCAGGGCAGCCAGGTCGGCAAGCAGGCCGAACAGCTGGTGATTACCCAGCAGCAAAGGCTGTTGCGGCAGGTTCCCCTTGCACAAATCGAGCGGCTGTTTCTTTTTGGCCGCATTCACCTGACAGCTGACGTCGTGCGCACCTGTCTGGTGCGCCGCATCCCTGCCGCCTATCTGTCGCGGCAGGGTTGGCTCTACGGCACCGTGAGCGCACCTTTTGCGGGCCGCAGCCGCCAGCGGTTTTTGCAATGGCAGGCCAACAGCGATCCAGGCTGTTCGCTCGCCATCGCCCGCACGCTGGTGGCTGCCAAAATCCACAACCAGCGGGTGCTCTTGATGCGTCAGCAGCGGCGGCGGGCGGTGAGTGAAAACGAGCTTGCTGTACAGATCCTGGCCTATCTGGAGGAGCGCGTCGTGCGGGCGAACTCGGTACAGCAACTGTTCGGTCTGGAGGGTGCGGCGGCGGCCCAATACTTTCCGGCTTTTGGGCGGCAGTTGCAAGATGGGCGCTTTCGCCTGGTCGAGCGCGTCCGCCGCCCGCCCACCAACCCAGTCAACGCGCTGCTGAGTTTTGGCTACAGTCTGCTTTGGAACCATCTGCGGGCAGTCGTGGAAGTTTACGGCCTCGATCCGTATCCGGCTCATCTGCACGCCCTGGACGACGGCCATCTGGCTTTGATTTCCGATTTAATCGAGCCCTTTCGCGCTCCGATTGTCGATTCGCTGGTGATCACGCTGATCAACCGCCGCATGCTGGACGAATCGCACTTCGACTATGTTCAGGGAAGCTGCTACCTGGGAGACGTCGGTCGCCGTTTGGTGATTGCCCAATTCGAGCAGTACATGGCACAAACCATTCAATTGCCCAATGAGCGCGAGGGGTATCGTTGGGAACTGTTGGACTGGGCCGTGCGCACCTACCGCGACAGTCTTTACCGCAATCAAGAACTGGTTGCCTACCGCATCCGCTGA
- the csx18 gene encoding CRISPR-associated protein Csx18, with protein MQPQRLVFFRCLAVAAVNGLVTLVILLIAPLGLAAVLTCTALVALSSLGVALVGDSIAGWLLAGGGPLPVRRGRG; from the coding sequence ATGCAACCCCAGCGCCTCGTCTTTTTTCGCTGTCTCGCCGTCGCCGCCGTCAACGGGCTGGTGACGCTGGTCATCTTGCTCATCGCCCCTTTGGGTCTTGCGGCGGTGCTCACCTGCACCGCGCTTGTGGCCCTTTCCAGCCTCGGGGTCGCCCTGGTGGGTGACAGCATCGCGGGCTGGCTGTTGGCGGGTGGAGGTCCTTTGCCCGTTCGGAGGGGTCGTGGCTAG
- a CDS encoding vWA domain-containing protein: MSRPTGFALLIGAVVLAVTACAPAPTLRVAMFFDNSQSTRSIHRYLADAARLIYLNLDGEDTVQVFRLGQNLYPLTDAVHPEPDAFDRLLASLGRTLPQERGTSLGGALERGLQFVEERPGAPRAAATVLLVVFTDAADEGGTGTLNMPQPDLQRWAQRTARTGTFVLFVGPEGPRRERIDSALRPALGERLSLCGRDEAPACYLNALERFRAGLS; encoded by the coding sequence ATGTCCAGACCGACGGGTTTTGCCCTGCTCATCGGCGCGGTTGTGCTCGCCGTCACCGCCTGCGCGCCCGCCCCGACTTTGCGGGTGGCGATGTTTTTCGACAACTCGCAAAGCACCCGCAGCATCCACCGCTACCTGGCTGACGCGGCCCGGCTCATCTATCTGAACCTGGATGGCGAGGACACCGTGCAGGTGTTTCGCCTAGGACAAAACCTCTACCCCCTCACCGATGCGGTGCACCCCGAGCCGGACGCTTTTGACCGGTTGCTTGCTTCGCTCGGCCGCACCCTGCCGCAGGAGCGCGGCACCAGTCTGGGAGGCGCTCTGGAGCGCGGTCTGCAGTTTGTTGAGGAGCGCCCTGGAGCCCCCCGCGCGGCGGCAACGGTCCTGCTGGTCGTCTTCACCGACGCCGCCGATGAAGGCGGCACTGGCACCCTCAACATGCCCCAGCCCGATCTGCAGCGTTGGGCGCAGCGGACGGCCCGAACGGGGACCTTCGTGCTTTTTGTCGGTCCTGAAGGTCCGCGGCGCGAGCGGATCGATAGCGCTTTGCGCCCTGCCCTTGGCGAGCGCCTGAGCTTGTGTGGCCGCGACGAAGCGCCCGCTTGCTACCTCAATGCGCTGGAGCGCTTTCGGGCCGGTCTTTCCTGA
- a CDS encoding helix-turn-helix transcriptional regulator, producing MAIDPQNMTTLSIQKDDREKLSQLAAELGLRWGKRGNATRLVEMIARRQYAVTTRPRWSEERLRSLTAAFEFLNNAGQLEDAQQLGELLLERPELGNLQRTRLQKQAVRPHSPWLVMLEECCTYHLPFRVLYEESNGRRVDLTVRWADIDFKEKHQYLECWVEEPGTRDIAELVHNRSLRIDKIVEVKPDEQGEWRTAGLDRVLVEMHLFGDLADAYQGRPGEDARLIEDDGERRLLVRRFVSNSFWFLREIFPHGENCAVVSPESLRERLRERIAKLAYRYGLSIHPAG from the coding sequence ATGGCGATAGATCCGCAGAACATGACGACCCTGTCGATCCAGAAGGACGACCGCGAGAAGCTCTCACAGCTGGCTGCGGAGTTGGGGTTGCGCTGGGGCAAGCGCGGCAACGCCACCCGCTTAGTCGAGATGATTGCCCGCCGCCAGTACGCCGTCACCACCAGACCGCGCTGGAGCGAAGAGCGGCTGCGTTCGCTGACAGCCGCGTTCGAGTTTTTGAACAACGCCGGTCAACTGGAGGATGCCCAGCAGTTGGGCGAACTGTTGTTGGAGCGCCCCGAACTGGGAAATTTGCAGCGCACCCGCCTCCAGAAGCAAGCGGTCAGGCCCCATTCGCCCTGGCTGGTGATGCTCGAAGAGTGCTGTACTTATCATTTACCTTTTCGCGTGCTGTACGAAGAGTCGAACGGTAGGCGGGTCGACTTGACCGTCCGCTGGGCCGACATTGACTTCAAAGAAAAGCATCAGTACCTGGAATGTTGGGTGGAGGAGCCTGGCACCCGCGATATTGCCGAACTAGTCCACAACCGCTCGCTGCGCATCGACAAAATCGTCGAGGTCAAGCCCGACGAGCAGGGAGAGTGGCGCACCGCCGGCCTCGACCGGGTGCTCGTCGAGATGCACCTGTTTGGGGATCTGGCGGACGCTTACCAGGGAAGGCCGGGGGAGGACGCCAGGCTCATCGAGGACGACGGCGAGCGGCGGTTGCTGGTGCGCCGCTTTGTGAGCAATTCTTTCTGGTTCCTGCGCGAGATCTTTCCCCACGGCGAAAACTGTGCCGTCGTCTCCCCAGAGAGCCTGCGCGAGCGCCTGCGCGAGCGGATTGCCAAACTTGCCTACCGCTACGGCCTGTCCATCCACCCGGCCGGCTGA